The Vicia villosa cultivar HV-30 ecotype Madison, WI linkage group LG1, Vvil1.0, whole genome shotgun sequence genome includes a region encoding these proteins:
- the LOC131662277 gene encoding uncharacterized protein LOC131662277 translates to MSSRGQISEYDSTRSSHGGVMAFLLLHVLLPLAFLLLHDRTLVMVMMTLKCTWAAMVIPCVVLSLFVHPTTQHHTINQIFWAFCVYLEAVSVLPQLRVMQNTKIVEPFTAHYVFALGIARFLSCAHWVLQGFGNVGSWAAQLIDEKPAVGLLLYMK, encoded by the exons ATGTCCAGTCGTGGCCAGATTTCAGAATATGACTCAACAAGGTCATCACATGGTGGAGTTATGGCTTTTCTGCTCCTTCATGTATTGCTGCCATTGGCTTTTCTGCTTCTTCAT GATAGGACCTTGGTTATGGTTATGATGACCTTGAAATGTACTTGGGCTGCAATG GTGATTCCTTGTGTTGTGCTGTCTTTGTTCGTTCATCCCACAACCCAGCATCATACTATTAACCAGATTTTCTGGGCTTTTTGTGTTTATCTTGAAGCTGTATCAGTTCTACCTCAATTGCGAGTCATGCAGAACACAAAG ATTGTTGAACCATTCACAGCACACTATGTTTTTGCCCTTGGAATTGCAAGGTTCTTGAGTTGTGCACATTGGGTCCTTCAG GGTTTTGGAAATGTAGGTTCTTGGGCTGCACAATTGATTGATGAGAAACCTGCTGTTGGGTTACTTCTCTATATGAAGTGA
- the LOC131631302 gene encoding uncharacterized protein LOC131631302, protein MNSNYGKSNSNPQKSSVSLNNFNFDLDLGIGSNRSKSLKDQKNPNPSYSNSYSTPSYSSAQPKKTTWTHQPTQTPAGLPGAPPSMVGDIFGKSWGSTQPSGPSIGIVNKNPNLFGDLVTSALGQGSSSSSSNVPLKNATPVANKSSFSMSNMANSLPKNSNTPQSGSGSTWGSSASGSFNLNASQKPNLGGPSIRSGVGVAASGSGTGIGIGSGIGSNNKDPFSSLGGFGSKPSSSLNSAAKPQKIDSEDDGFGDFQNASKPSNNAFPSSGGGSVGFDVDFSGTSAFSNRTPPVQASSGGGGDPMDMFFASSTASSGGGGGGGSAAAASSEIDDWGTEFGGGNHDVGGTTTELDGLPPPPAGISGSTAKGKGMDNYKQGQFADAIKWLSWALILLEKAGDGAGTVEVLSCRASCYKEVGEYKKAVADCTQVIGNNNKNVAVLVQRALLYESMEKYKLGAEDLRTVLKIDPTNRVARSTVHRLAKMAE, encoded by the exons ATGAATTCCAATTACggcaaatcaaattcaaatcccCAAAAATCATCTGTTtctctcaacaacttcaacttcGATCTTGATCTCGGAATCGGATCCAACCGATCCAAATCCCTAAAAGATCAGAAAAACCCCAATCCTTCCTATTCCAATTCATACTCAACTCCTTCGTATTCATCGGCGCAACCCAAAAAAACTACATGGACCCACCAACCCACGCAAACTCCGGCCGGATTACCCGGCGCACCACCGTCCATGGTCGGAGACATCTTCGGAAAGAGCTGGGGATCTACTCAACCTTCCGGTCCTAGCATTGGAATCGTtaataaaaaccctaatctgTTTGGGGATTTGGTTACCTCTGCTTTGGGTCaaggttcttcttcttcttcttcgaatGTTCCTCTGAAAAATGCTACTCCAGTGGCTAATAAATCGTCATTTTCAATGTCGAATATGGCGAATTCTTTGCCGAAAAATTCGAATACGCCGCAAAGTGGTAGTGGTTCTACTTGGGGATCATCAGCTTCTGGGAGCTTTAATTTGAATGCTAGTCAAAAACCCAATCTTGGAGGTCCTTCGATTCGAAGTGGCGTTGGTGTTGCTGCATCTGGTAGTGGAACTGGAATTGGAATTGGAAGTGGAATCGGTTCGAATAACAAAGATCCTTTTAGTTCATTGGGTGGCTTTGGATCTAAGCCATCTTCTAGTCTTAATTCAGCTGCTAAACCGCAGAAGATTGATTCAGAAGATGATGGGTTTGGTGATTTTCAGAATGCTTCAAAACCAAGCAACAATGCATTTCCATCAAGTGGTGGTGGTAGTGTTGGATTTGATGTTGATTTTAGTGGAACTTCGGCTTTTTCGAATAGGACTCCTCCTGTTCAAGCTTCTTCAGGTGGTGGTGGTGATCCGATGGATATGTTTTTCGCATCTTCAACTGCTTCTTCTGgtggtggaggtggtggtggttcTGCTGCAGCGGCGTCTTCGGAGATTGATGATTGGGGTACTGAGTTTGGAGGTGGAAACCATGATGTGGGTGGAACAACTACTGAACTTGATGGGCTTCCACCTCCTCCTGCTGGGATATCGGGTTCTACTGCGAAAGGCAAAGGGATGGATAATTACAAACAGGGACAATTTGCGGATGCTATTAAATGGCTTTCGTGGGCTCTCATCCTTTTAGAGAAAGCTGGAGATGGTGCTGGTACAGTGGAGGTTTTGTCGTGCAGAGCTTCTTGTTACAAAGAAGTTGGAGAGTATAAAAAAGCAGTGGCTGATTGTACACAG GTTATtggaaacaacaacaaaaacgttGCTGTCCTTGTTCAGCGTGCTCTCTTGTATGAAAGTATGGAAAAGTACAAACTTGGTGCTGAAGATCTGAGAACCGTGCTGAAGATTGATCCTACTAATAGGGTTGCTAGAAGTACTGTTCATCGGTTGGCTAAGATGGCTGAATAG
- the LOC131602789 gene encoding multiple organellar RNA editing factor 3, mitochondrial: MAYSNARRTLASTLSRALSSSSTSSGIASRNRTRFAYALSSPKQTLPVPHSFPVRTKSSGSGYSPLNDPSPNWSNRPPKETILLDGCDYEHWLIVMEFPDNPKPSEDEMVNSYVKTLAQILGSEEEAKKKIYSVSTTTYTGFGALVSEELSYKLKELPGVLWVLPDSYLDVPNKDYGGDLFIDGKVIPRPQYRYAERQPSRSRPRPRHDRRRETMQVERRDPTQRQNWNQGQGGHMQPSNSNE; encoded by the exons ATGGCGTACTCCAATGCCAGGCGCACGTTAGCTTCCACCCTCTCACGAGCTCTttcttcatcatcaacatcatctggAATCGCTTCTCGCAATCGCACGCGTTTCGCTTATGCGTTATCATCTCCCAAACAAACCCTACCCGTCCCTCACTCGTTCCCGGTTCGTACGAAATCATCGGGTTCGGGTTATTCTCCGTTGAACGACCCGTCCCCAAACTGGAGCAACCGTCCTCCAAAGGAAACGATTCTTCTCGATGGCTGTGACTACGAGCACTGGCTTATTGTTATGGAGTTTCCCGATAATCCTAAACCCTCTGAAGATGAAATGGTTAATAGCTATGTTAAAACCCTAGCTCAAATTCTCGGAAG TGAGGAAGAGGCTAAGAAGAAGATATACTCTGTTTCTACTACTACTTATACTGGTTTTGGTGCTCTTGTTTCAGAAGAGCTTTCTTATAAGCTAAAAG AGTTGCCGGGAGTTCTTTGGGTGCTCCCAGATTCTTATCTTGATGTTCCTAACAAGGACTATGGAG GTGATTTGTTTATTGATGGCAAAGTAATTCCTAGGCCACAGTATAGGTATGCTGAAAGGCAACCAAGTAGAAGTAGACCTCGTCCACGGCATGATAGGAGGCGGGAAACTATGCAAGTTGAAAGGAGAGATCCTACTCAAAGACAGAACTGGAACCAAGGTCAGGGAGGACATATGCAGCCATCAAATTCTAATGAATAG